Proteins encoded in a region of the Isoalcanivorax pacificus W11-5 genome:
- a CDS encoding 2Fe-2S iron-sulfur cluster-binding protein → MPTVHLHNTDIRFEQSEAHDTLLRAGLSQGIGLPYECNSGGCGSCKFELLDGEIEELWPDAPALTPRDIRKGRKLACQCRALGDITIRMPNDAQFVPLHRPRRQRATLVARRDVTADIIEFRFHTDAPAHFLPGQYAMLTLNGARTPRAYSMSNLGNDDGVWDFWIRRKPGGEVSEALFASLHPGDSLLLDGPYGLAHLQPASPRDVLCIAGGSGISPVLSIARGLLSDPALAERRLHFFFGARTPADICGLAELQRLPGFNERAGFHVAVSEPGASDNWHGATGFIHELVSRTLGEKLATLECYLAGPPPMVQATTRMLLLDHQVPQQQVHFDRFF, encoded by the coding sequence ATGCCGACAGTTCATCTGCACAATACCGATATCCGCTTCGAACAGAGCGAGGCGCACGACACGCTGCTGCGCGCCGGCCTGAGCCAGGGCATCGGCCTGCCGTACGAGTGCAACTCCGGTGGTTGCGGCAGTTGCAAGTTCGAGTTGCTGGACGGCGAGATCGAGGAACTCTGGCCCGATGCGCCGGCGCTGACACCGCGCGACATCAGGAAAGGCCGCAAACTGGCCTGCCAGTGCCGTGCGCTCGGCGACATCACCATTCGCATGCCGAACGATGCGCAGTTTGTGCCACTGCACCGGCCACGACGCCAGCGCGCCACGCTGGTGGCCCGCCGCGATGTCACTGCGGATATCATCGAATTCCGTTTCCACACCGACGCGCCGGCGCATTTTTTACCGGGGCAGTACGCCATGCTGACGTTGAACGGTGCCCGCACGCCACGCGCCTATTCAATGAGTAACCTCGGCAATGACGACGGCGTCTGGGATTTCTGGATTCGGCGCAAACCGGGCGGTGAAGTGAGTGAAGCGCTGTTTGCATCCCTGCATCCGGGCGACAGCCTGCTGCTGGACGGGCCTTATGGCCTCGCGCACCTGCAACCGGCCTCGCCGCGCGACGTGCTGTGCATTGCCGGAGGGTCCGGCATTTCACCGGTGCTGTCGATCGCACGCGGACTGCTCAGCGACCCGGCACTGGCGGAACGCCGGCTGCATTTCTTTTTCGGTGCACGAACGCCGGCAGATATCTGCGGCCTGGCAGAACTGCAACGCCTGCCCGGTTTCAACGAGCGCGCCGGGTTTCACGTCGCCGTGTCCGAACCTGGCGCCAGCGATAACTGGCACGGCGCCACCGGTTTTATCCATGAACTGGTCTCGCGCACACTCGGGGAGAAGCTGGCCACGCTGGAATGCTACCTGGCCGGCCCGCCACCGATGGTGCAGGCGACCACGCGCATGCTGCTGCTGGATCACCAGGTACCGCAACAGCAGGTACACTTTGACCGATTCTTCTGA
- a CDS encoding NUDIX hydrolase — MTPEQLHHRLSTLGGAASASAPPGPFPAPGEDRVAAVLIALLTTEPDCPVILTRRGADMRHHAGEISLPGGLLEPEDNTDVVHAALREADEELGLPPNTVQVRTVLPALRNSSGVRVYPVLGTLTQRPAWRLQPTEVSEVLEVPLSFFLAEQHYLPRHRYYRGELRDTLVMDYGGHAIWGLTARIMRELRRALLPA; from the coding sequence ATGACGCCAGAACAACTGCACCACCGTCTGAGCACCCTCGGCGGCGCCGCCAGTGCGAGCGCGCCGCCGGGACCGTTTCCCGCCCCGGGCGAAGACCGCGTGGCAGCGGTGCTGATCGCATTGCTGACCACCGAGCCGGACTGCCCGGTGATCCTGACCCGGCGCGGCGCCGACATGCGCCATCATGCCGGGGAAATCTCTTTGCCCGGTGGCCTGCTGGAACCGGAAGACAATACCGACGTGGTGCACGCCGCGCTGCGCGAAGCGGACGAAGAACTCGGCCTCCCACCCAACACCGTGCAGGTCCGCACCGTGCTGCCGGCGCTGCGCAACAGCAGCGGCGTACGCGTCTACCCGGTGCTCGGCACGCTCACGCAGCGGCCTGCCTGGCGGCTGCAACCGACCGAGGTCAGTGAAGTGCTGGAAGTACCGCTGTCGTTTTTCCTGGCGGAACAGCATTACCTGCCGCGCCATCGCTACTATCGCGGCGAATTGCGCGACACGCTGGTCATGGACTACGGCGGCCATGCCATCTGGGGCCTGACGGCCCGCATCATGCGCGAGCTGCGGCGGGCATTGCTGCCTGCCTGA
- a CDS encoding IclR family transcriptional regulator, translating to MATPVNASVTKAFRILNAFTYAGEKLTLAQLTARLDINVATLHRFLLTLQQVGAVVRTPNGAFELGLLLADLGGRVSISDAMHSLAQPHVEALAQQFGETIHAAILDNEMVCYVAKGEGSRSLTVITHIGKRLPAYCTGLGKALLSQLDDASLEACISQQSFQRFTDKTTVSADALRHELRLIRRRGYAVDDEEVETGLRCVAVAVPGVRPVRLAISLSAPTTRLNPGKIREVARALQQHAQEIEAKLAKAP from the coding sequence ATGGCAACCCCCGTCAACGCCTCCGTGACCAAGGCATTCCGTATTCTCAATGCGTTCACGTATGCCGGCGAAAAGCTGACACTGGCGCAGCTCACCGCACGGCTGGATATCAACGTTGCCACCCTGCACCGCTTTCTGCTCACGCTGCAACAGGTCGGCGCGGTGGTACGCACACCAAACGGCGCCTTTGAACTGGGCCTGCTGCTGGCCGATCTCGGCGGCCGCGTGTCCATCAGCGATGCCATGCACAGCCTTGCGCAGCCACATGTCGAGGCCCTGGCACAACAGTTCGGCGAAACCATCCATGCCGCCATTCTGGACAATGAGATGGTGTGCTATGTGGCCAAGGGAGAAGGCTCGCGCAGCCTGACAGTCATCACCCACATCGGCAAACGACTGCCGGCCTATTGCACCGGGCTGGGCAAGGCGCTGCTGTCGCAACTGGACGACGCCTCGCTGGAAGCCTGCATCAGCCAGCAGAGTTTCCAGCGCTTTACCGACAAGACCACCGTCTCGGCGGACGCCCTGCGCCACGAGCTGCGGCTGATCCGCCGGCGCGGCTATGCGGTCGATGACGAGGAGGTGGAAACCGGCCTGCGCTGTGTCGCCGTGGCCGTACCCGGCGTGCGACCGGTGCGGCTGGCCATTTCGTTGTCAGCGCCGACCACGCGCCTGAACCCGGGCAAAATCCGTGAAGTGGCGCGCGCGTTGCAGCAACATGCCCAGGAGATTGAAGCGAAGCTGGCGAAAGCGCCCTGA
- a CDS encoding type II toxin-antitoxin system RelE/ParE family toxin has product MPQVIFAPAALRDLQRLRDFLRPKNADAARRAGEAIRQGVQVLSAHPRMGLLVEDLPEQYREWLIDFGDSGYVARYRIDDDAVIILAVRHQKEVGFS; this is encoded by the coding sequence ATGCCACAAGTGATTTTTGCCCCGGCCGCGCTCCGGGATTTGCAGCGGCTGCGTGATTTCTTGCGCCCCAAGAACGCCGACGCTGCCCGCCGGGCCGGTGAAGCGATCCGGCAGGGGGTGCAAGTATTGAGCGCGCACCCGCGAATGGGGCTGCTGGTGGAAGACCTCCCGGAACAATACCGGGAGTGGCTCATCGACTTTGGCGATAGTGGCTACGTTGCCCGATACCGCATTGACGACGATGCGGTGATCATTCTTGCTGTGCGGCACCAGAAGGAAGTGGGCTTCTCATGA
- a CDS encoding CopG family ribbon-helix-helix protein — protein MASATSIKLDDELKGRVQHLAESRRRTSHWIMREAIRQYVEREEKREALNRDTIKAWEEFQATGLHATADEVDKWLESWGTENELPAPVCHK, from the coding sequence ATGGCATCCGCGACCTCGATCAAGCTCGATGACGAACTCAAAGGCCGTGTGCAGCACCTCGCTGAATCCCGGCGCCGCACGTCGCACTGGATCATGCGGGAGGCTATCAGGCAGTACGTTGAACGCGAGGAAAAGCGCGAGGCGCTGAACCGGGACACGATCAAGGCGTGGGAGGAATTTCAGGCCACCGGGCTGCACGCCACGGCAGACGAAGTCGATAAATGGCTGGAGAGTTGGGGAACTGAAAACGAGTTGCCCGCGCCCGTATGCCACAAGTGA
- a CDS encoding DUF1820 family protein, whose product MSKPRQIYKVIFLNQGQIYELYASNIYQSDLYGFIEVEEFLFGERAQMVVDPSEERLKNEFAGVQRSFIPMHAIIRIDEVEKEGIGKIVEAGPGGNIHAFPLPFSPGPKGK is encoded by the coding sequence ATGTCCAAGCCACGCCAGATCTACAAGGTGATCTTCCTCAACCAGGGGCAGATCTATGAGCTGTACGCCAGCAACATCTACCAGAGCGACCTGTACGGGTTTATCGAGGTGGAGGAATTCCTGTTTGGCGAACGTGCGCAGATGGTGGTGGACCCGTCCGAAGAGCGCCTGAAGAACGAATTTGCCGGTGTGCAGCGTTCCTTCATTCCCATGCACGCCATCATCCGTATCGACGAAGTCGAGAAAGAGGGCATCGGCAAGATCGTCGAGGCCGGCCCAGGCGGCAATATTCACGCGTTCCCCCTGCCATTCAGCCCGGGCCCAAAGGGCAAGTAA
- the coxB gene encoding cytochrome c oxidase subunit II, giving the protein MQSTLFHRAAALLTTLMLSGVAAADWTQRSAENMRPGVTALSQEVYSLHMIILWICTAIGLLVFGLIMWSVFAHRKSKNPVPAKFHENVVLEVVWTIIPFFILIGMAIPATRVLIQMDDSSEAELTVKVTGSQWKWHYEYLAYEDDNNIHVGFFSNLATKPELWERPVLNGGLFPIGTAQERVGAEREPLSTDNENAFNYMLEVDNKLILPAGQKVRFLVTADDVIHSFWVPDFSVKKDAIPGFVNETWAEIPEDATGLYRGQCAELCGRLHAFMPIVVEVLPQEEFAAWLNEQKEAAASGPDMTPFASMEEAMEMGQGIYQRSCAMCHGAEGQGGIGLSFQGSDLMNNPDRRQENIDILINGRGAMPSFRAQLSPKEIAAVITYQRHSFGNSGGDLIQPEDVKK; this is encoded by the coding sequence ATGCAGTCAACACTGTTCCACCGTGCAGCCGCTCTGCTCACGACACTGATGCTCAGTGGCGTGGCGGCAGCTGACTGGACCCAGAGATCCGCAGAGAACATGCGGCCCGGGGTCACCGCCCTCAGTCAGGAAGTCTACAGCCTGCACATGATCATCCTGTGGATCTGTACCGCTATCGGCCTGCTGGTGTTCGGCCTGATCATGTGGTCGGTCTTCGCACACCGCAAATCGAAAAACCCTGTCCCCGCCAAGTTCCACGAGAACGTCGTCCTCGAAGTGGTCTGGACCATCATTCCCTTCTTCATTCTGATCGGCATGGCCATTCCGGCCACCCGCGTGCTGATCCAGATGGATGACTCCTCCGAAGCCGAACTGACCGTGAAAGTCACCGGCTCGCAGTGGAAGTGGCACTACGAATACCTGGCCTATGAGGATGACAACAACATCCACGTCGGCTTCTTCTCCAACCTGGCCACCAAGCCGGAACTCTGGGAGCGCCCGGTCCTCAACGGCGGCCTGTTCCCGATCGGCACCGCCCAGGAACGTGTCGGCGCCGAGCGTGAGCCGCTCTCCACCGACAACGAGAACGCTTTCAACTATATGCTGGAAGTGGACAACAAGCTGATCCTGCCGGCCGGCCAGAAAGTACGTTTTCTGGTCACCGCAGACGACGTGATCCACTCTTTCTGGGTGCCGGACTTCAGCGTCAAGAAAGACGCCATTCCCGGTTTCGTGAACGAAACCTGGGCTGAAATCCCGGAAGACGCCACCGGCCTCTACCGTGGCCAGTGCGCCGAGCTGTGTGGCCGCCTGCACGCCTTCATGCCGATCGTGGTGGAAGTGCTGCCGCAGGAAGAATTCGCCGCCTGGCTGAACGAGCAGAAAGAAGCCGCCGCCAGCGGTCCGGACATGACCCCGTTCGCCAGCATGGAAGAAGCCATGGAAATGGGTCAGGGCATCTATCAGCGCAGCTGTGCCATGTGTCACGGCGCTGAAGGCCAGGGCGGCATCGGCCTGAGCTTCCAGGGCAGCGACCTGATGAACAACCCGGATCGTCGCCAGGAAAACATCGATATCCTGATCAACGGCCGTGGCGCCATGCCATCGTTCCGCGCCCAGTTGTCACCGAAGGAAATCGCCGCGGTCATCACCTACCAGCGCCATTCTTTCGGCAACAGCGGTGGTGATCTGATTCAACCCGAAGACGTGAAGAAGTAA